A region of Nitrospinota bacterium DNA encodes the following proteins:
- the gspN gene encoding type II secretion system protein GspN: MKKAVELVMKLFRLALKAKPWRVTKTLADRPEMARFGGYFIFFVAAFLLFLYIRFPSEALLSLVDRATEGMPVKVKADEAALAPPLGVKLAGLTIYAPSPSGNQEILSATQAKLKFPVTSALTFRKGFCAYLETLDGAIDISGGQRLFERNMADVQIEMEGVNPALLPVLQKSTMGKVSGRLTGSGAFSFEGMDPMKGEGAMKLALDAGSVSLSKVLVADMGDIPLDSGVMEVSLKSGTLAVDRLELKSPMLEVSVLGEILLNPNPRFSRLNLKANLKFSGPLDEKLKPLLSFFPRNADGGVTVKITGTAEAPSIR, translated from the coding sequence ATGAAAAAAGCCGTGGAACTTGTTATGAAGCTTTTCAGGCTGGCGCTGAAGGCGAAGCCGTGGCGCGTTACCAAGACCCTCGCGGACAGGCCGGAAATGGCCCGGTTCGGCGGGTACTTCATTTTCTTCGTGGCGGCGTTCCTGCTGTTTTTGTACATAAGGTTCCCGTCGGAAGCGTTACTTTCGCTGGTGGACAGGGCCACGGAAGGCATGCCGGTGAAAGTGAAAGCCGATGAGGCCGCGCTGGCCCCGCCTCTGGGCGTAAAGCTTGCGGGGCTTACCATATACGCGCCAAGCCCTTCCGGGAATCAGGAAATATTATCCGCCACCCAGGCCAAACTAAAATTTCCGGTGACGTCGGCCCTCACATTCCGCAAAGGTTTTTGCGCCTACCTTGAAACGCTGGATGGCGCCATAGACATAAGCGGCGGCCAGCGCCTGTTCGAAAGGAACATGGCCGATGTGCAAATAGAGATGGAGGGCGTTAATCCCGCCCTTCTTCCGGTCCTGCAAAAATCCACCATGGGTAAAGTTAGCGGCAGGCTTACCGGGAGCGGCGCATTTTCTTTCGAGGGGATGGACCCCATGAAAGGGGAAGGCGCCATGAAACTGGCCTTGGATGCCGGAAGCGTTAGCCTGTCCAAAGTGCTGGTGGCCGACATGGGGGACATTCCCCTGGATTCCGGCGTGATGGAAGTGTCGCTAAAATCAGGGACACTTGCCGTGGACCGGCTGGAGTTGAAAAGCCCCATGCTGGAGGTGTCGGTTCTGGGCGAAATATTGTTGAACCCGAACCCAAGGTTTTCCCGGCTTAACTTAAAAGCTAACCTGAAGTTTTCAGGCCCGCTGGACGAAAAGCTAAAACCCCTGCTCTCGTTCTTCCCCAGAAACGCGGACGGCGGCGTGACGGTGAAAATAACCGGAACCGCCGAGGCTCCTTCCATAAGATAA
- a CDS encoding F0F1 ATP synthase subunit alpha, with translation MGIKAEEISSIIKQKIEGFEKKLELKEVGTVISVGDGIARLYGLENCMYGEMLEFPGGVTGMALNLEEDNVGAVLFGGDEAIIEGDEVKRTGRIFEVPIGMELVGRVVNSIGQPLDGRGPINAKAFGPIERIAPGVIDRKSVHEPLQTGIKAIDAMIPIGRGQRELIIGDRQTGKTAIALDTILNQKGLDVYCIYVAVGQKRSNVAQVVKILEDHGAMEYTTVVAATASDPAPMQYIAPYAGCAIGEWFRDNGKHALIIFDDLSKQAVAYRQLSLLLRRPPGREAYPGDVFYCHSRLLERAAKLNDKLGAGSLTALPIIETQAGDVSAYIPTNVISITDGQIYLEPDLFYAGIRPAVNVGISVSRVGGAAQIKATKQVAGRLRLDLAQYRELAAFAAFGSDLDEGTQRQLNRGARMVEILKQGQYKPMSIDRQVIIIYCGVNGLLDDLPIASLARFEEEFLAFCDSKYPQIGQGVLKEKQITKEIEDDLKKAVAEFKARFEK, from the coding sequence ATGGGTATAAAAGCGGAAGAAATTAGCTCGATCATAAAACAGAAAATCGAGGGCTTCGAGAAGAAGCTGGAGCTCAAAGAGGTTGGCACTGTCATCTCCGTCGGCGACGGCATAGCCCGGCTCTACGGCCTTGAGAACTGCATGTACGGCGAGATGCTGGAGTTCCCCGGCGGCGTGACCGGCATGGCGCTCAACCTTGAGGAAGACAACGTGGGCGCCGTTCTTTTCGGCGGCGACGAGGCCATCATCGAAGGTGATGAGGTTAAACGCACGGGCAGGATATTCGAGGTTCCCATAGGCATGGAGCTGGTGGGCCGGGTGGTGAACTCCATCGGCCAGCCGCTGGACGGCAGGGGCCCCATAAACGCCAAGGCGTTCGGCCCCATCGAAAGGATAGCCCCCGGCGTTATCGACCGTAAATCGGTGCACGAGCCGTTGCAGACCGGCATCAAGGCCATAGACGCCATGATACCCATAGGCCGCGGCCAGCGCGAACTTATCATCGGAGACCGGCAGACCGGCAAGACCGCCATCGCGCTGGACACCATACTCAACCAGAAAGGCCTGGACGTTTACTGCATATACGTGGCCGTAGGGCAGAAACGCTCCAACGTGGCCCAGGTGGTGAAAATACTGGAAGACCACGGCGCCATGGAATATACCACCGTGGTGGCCGCCACCGCTTCCGACCCGGCCCCCATGCAGTACATCGCCCCTTACGCCGGATGCGCCATAGGCGAGTGGTTCCGGGACAACGGCAAGCACGCCCTCATAATATTCGACGATCTCTCCAAGCAGGCCGTGGCGTACCGCCAGCTTTCCCTGCTGTTGCGCCGTCCGCCGGGCCGCGAGGCGTATCCCGGCGACGTGTTCTACTGCCACAGCCGCCTGCTGGAGCGCGCGGCCAAGCTCAACGACAAGCTGGGCGCCGGTTCGCTGACCGCCCTGCCCATAATAGAGACGCAGGCGGGCGACGTTTCGGCGTACATCCCCACTAACGTCATATCAATTACGGACGGCCAGATTTACCTGGAGCCGGACCTGTTCTACGCCGGTATCCGGCCCGCGGTCAACGTGGGCATATCGGTTTCCCGCGTGGGCGGAGCCGCCCAGATAAAAGCCACCAAACAGGTGGCCGGCCGCCTGAGGCTGGACCTGGCCCAGTACCGCGAACTGGCGGCCTTCGCGGCCTTCGGTTCGGACCTGGACGAGGGCACCCAGCGCCAGCTCAACCGGGGCGCCCGGATGGTGGAGATACTAAAACAGGGGCAGTACAAGCCCATGTCCATAGACCGCCAGGTAATTATCATTTACTGCGGCGTCAACGGCCTGCTGGACGATCTGCCCATCGCCTCCCTGGCCCGGTTCGAGGAGGAGTTCCTGGCGTTCTGCGACTCCAAGTATCCCCAGATAGGCCAGGGTGTCCTGAAGGAAAAGCAGATCACCAAGGAAATCGAAGATGATCTGAAAAAAGCCGTAGCCGAATTTAAGGCAAGGTTCGAGAAGTAA
- a CDS encoding prepilin-type N-terminal cleavage/methylation domain-containing protein: protein MKNPLRHKGGFTLIEMMVVIVIIVIVAGALLPRLPDVGAARLKYAARKLGGTITYVYDRSAATQLTYRLTFDLGANEFYVSRLNRDNQFEETELAFAKRTKLPANVRITSAETASQGNVAAGKAVVHCFPGGFADYAVFHLADNGGNEMTLIVHSLTGRVEALEGYHAAERNKV from the coding sequence ATGAAAAACCCATTGCGCCACAAAGGCGGGTTTACGCTTATCGAGATGATGGTGGTCATCGTGATCATCGTCATCGTGGCGGGGGCGTTACTGCCCCGCCTGCCGGACGTGGGCGCGGCGCGGCTTAAATACGCCGCCCGCAAGCTGGGTGGAACCATAACCTATGTGTACGACAGGTCCGCGGCGACCCAGTTGACATACCGGTTAACGTTCGACCTGGGCGCCAACGAGTTTTATGTGTCGCGGCTGAACAGGGATAACCAGTTCGAGGAGACGGAGCTGGCCTTCGCAAAGCGGACGAAGTTGCCTGCTAATGTGCGGATAACGTCGGCGGAAACGGCCAGCCAGGGGAATGTGGCGGCGGGCAAGGCGGTGGTGCACTGTTTTCCCGGAGGGTTTGCGGACTATGCGGTGTTTCATCTTGCGGATAACGGAGGCAACGAGATGACGCTGATAGTCCATTCCCTTACTGGCCGGGTGGAGGCGCTGGAAGGGTATCATGCGGCGGAACGCAATAAGGTCTGA
- the atpH gene encoding ATP synthase F1 subunit delta: MKDIPVARRYAKALLSAVSEPSALDGALGDIKNLAALYEESRALKVTLNNPAFSATDKRTALDAVLAEMGAGDKSGSTARLLLESGRIGLLPAIAAELELMVFEKLGRVKVSITSALPLSADEEKDLSGAVGKMTGKKAVISVKTDPSLLGGIVVKIGSSVYDGSVKNQLKALRVSLN, from the coding sequence TTGAAAGACATACCTGTGGCGCGGCGGTACGCCAAGGCTCTGCTTTCCGCGGTTTCGGAGCCTTCGGCCCTTGATGGGGCCTTGGGCGACATTAAAAACCTGGCGGCCCTATATGAAGAAAGCCGGGCGCTGAAAGTGACGTTGAACAATCCGGCGTTTTCGGCGACCGATAAACGGACTGCGCTGGACGCGGTATTGGCTGAAATGGGCGCTGGCGATAAATCCGGCTCCACGGCGCGGCTGTTGCTTGAAAGCGGCAGGATAGGGCTTCTGCCCGCCATCGCCGCCGAGCTGGAGCTGATGGTGTTCGAAAAACTTGGCCGGGTGAAGGTTTCCATCACCTCGGCGTTGCCCCTTTCCGCCGACGAGGAAAAAGACCTTTCCGGGGCGGTGGGCAAGATGACCGGCAAGAAAGCCGTGATAAGCGTGAAAACCGATCCTTCGCTTCTGGGCGGGATCGTGGTGAAAATAGGGAGCTCCGTTTACGACGGTAGCGTGAAGAACCAGCTGAAGGCCTTGAGAGTTAGCCTTAACTGA
- a CDS encoding ATP synthase F0 subunit B — translation MKRLPVLAGLAIATAAGTAHASGIPMATEWDMARDGGRILNSLVVLGAVVYLVIRYGAPVFRKRAEDIMARFARYEEAREQAAAKLKEYEERLARIEIEASRIRGDAEAEGELIKKKAAGQAEEAAKRMIDKAAEQIELEAAKAREKLMNEAMEAAVNAAEEILKKNLGPEDHKRVVKSFLAGMEKVN, via the coding sequence ATGAAACGCTTGCCGGTCCTGGCCGGTCTGGCCATAGCCACGGCGGCCGGGACGGCCCACGCCTCCGGCATACCCATGGCCACAGAATGGGACATGGCCCGCGACGGCGGCAGGATACTGAACTCCCTGGTGGTTTTGGGGGCGGTGGTTTACCTGGTTATCCGTTACGGCGCGCCGGTGTTCAGGAAACGGGCCGAAGACATCATGGCCCGGTTCGCAAGGTACGAAGAGGCCCGGGAACAGGCCGCGGCGAAGCTGAAAGAATATGAAGAGCGGCTGGCCAGGATAGAAATAGAGGCCTCCAGGATAAGGGGCGATGCCGAGGCCGAGGGCGAACTTATAAAGAAGAAAGCCGCCGGGCAGGCCGAGGAAGCCGCAAAACGCATGATAGACAAGGCGGCCGAGCAGATAGAGCTGGAAGCGGCCAAGGCCCGTGAAAAACTTATGAATGAGGCGATGGAAGCCGCAGTAAACGCCGCCGAGGAGATTTTAAAGAAAAACCTCGGCCCGGAAGACCACAAGCGGGTGGTCAAGAGCTTCCTGGCCGGCATGGAGAAGGTGAATTGA
- the atpD gene encoding F0F1 ATP synthase subunit beta encodes MTTTATATGRINQIIGPVIDVEFPPSGLPKIYNALVIQREDGSKLIAEVAQHLGENKVRAVSMDTTDGLVRGMPVTDTGEAITTPVGKEVLGRIINVIGEPVDQQGPINAKVRWSIHRDAPLLVDQSTSAEPLETGIKVIDLLEPYLKGGKTGLFGGAGVGKTVLIMELVRNIAYEHSGFSVFAGVGERTREGNDLYHEMKEGGVLDKLALIYGQMTEPPGARLRVALAGLTVAEYFRDVEGQDVLLFVDNIFRFSQAGSEVSALLGRMPSAVGYQPTLATEMGNLQERITSTKKGSITSVQAVYVPADDLTDPAPATTFAHLDATTVLSRRISELGIYPAVDPLDSTSRILDPLIIGTDHYTVARGTQKILQRYKELQDIIAILGMEELSEDDKVTVARARKVQRFLSQPFFVAETFTGSPGRYVPIKETIAGFKKLIEGQCDEIPEQAFYMAGNLDEVYERFEKIKKGS; translated from the coding sequence ATGACCACAACCGCGACAGCGACGGGCCGGATAAACCAGATCATCGGCCCGGTTATCGACGTGGAGTTCCCGCCCTCTGGCCTGCCCAAGATATATAACGCCCTCGTCATCCAGCGGGAGGACGGTAGCAAACTTATCGCCGAAGTGGCCCAGCATCTGGGCGAGAACAAGGTCCGCGCGGTCTCGATGGACACCACCGACGGTCTGGTGCGCGGCATGCCCGTGACCGACACCGGCGAGGCCATCACCACCCCGGTGGGCAAGGAAGTGCTGGGAAGGATAATAAACGTCATCGGCGAGCCTGTGGACCAGCAGGGGCCGATCAACGCCAAGGTGCGCTGGTCCATACACCGGGACGCGCCTTTGCTGGTGGACCAGTCCACCTCCGCCGAGCCGCTGGAGACGGGCATTAAAGTCATAGACCTGCTGGAGCCTTACCTGAAAGGCGGCAAGACCGGCCTTTTCGGCGGCGCTGGCGTGGGCAAGACGGTCCTTATAATGGAGCTGGTCCGCAACATAGCCTATGAGCACAGCGGTTTTTCCGTTTTCGCCGGCGTGGGCGAGCGGACCCGTGAAGGTAACGACCTTTACCATGAAATGAAAGAAGGCGGCGTTCTGGACAAACTGGCCCTTATATACGGCCAGATGACAGAGCCGCCCGGCGCGCGCCTCCGCGTGGCGCTGGCTGGCCTTACGGTGGCCGAATACTTCCGCGACGTGGAAGGGCAGGACGTGCTTCTTTTCGTGGACAACATATTCCGCTTCTCCCAGGCGGGTTCCGAGGTGTCTGCTCTTCTGGGCCGCATGCCCTCGGCGGTGGGTTACCAGCCCACGCTGGCCACGGAGATGGGCAACCTGCAGGAGCGCATCACCTCCACCAAAAAAGGCTCCATCACGTCGGTGCAGGCGGTTTACGTGCCAGCCGACGACTTGACGGACCCGGCCCCGGCCACCACTTTTGCCCACCTGGACGCTACCACGGTGCTTTCGCGCAGGATTTCGGAGCTGGGCATATACCCCGCTGTGGATCCGCTGGACTCCACCTCGCGCATTCTCGACCCGCTAATAATCGGGACCGACCACTACACCGTGGCCCGCGGCACCCAGAAGATACTGCAAAGGTACAAGGAGTTGCAGGACATCATCGCGATCCTGGGCATGGAAGAGCTTTCGGAAGACGACAAGGTGACCGTGGCCCGCGCCAGGAAGGTGCAGAGGTTCCTGTCCCAGCCCTTCTTCGTGGCGGAAACCTTCACCGGCTCCCCCGGCCGCTATGTGCCCATTAAGGAGACCATCGCCGGCTTCAAGAAACTTATCGAGGGCCAGTGCGACGAGATACCGGAACAGGCTTTCTACATGGCCGGAAACCTGGACGAGGTTTACGAGCGGTTCGAGAAGATCAAGAAAGGCTCTTAG
- a CDS encoding type II secretion system protein M translates to MFNKIITAYQNMAPRERWLVSGGGIMALLTFLWVGVYEPVVEKRESMKHKIEAKAEELMEVKGLAVRAARLKADLTSFTARLKKNPAGVSPLSEIEGLTQAGGVRENVTGMSPQQPVLMGEFRESTLEISMEKVGLPRLLMFIQSLKDAQGVLRVKRVSIKPQFKDPSLLDVSMTIAGYELAK, encoded by the coding sequence GTGTTTAACAAGATAATTACGGCGTACCAGAATATGGCCCCCCGGGAGCGCTGGTTAGTATCTGGCGGCGGGATTATGGCGCTACTCACATTCCTGTGGGTGGGCGTTTACGAGCCGGTGGTGGAAAAACGCGAATCCATGAAACACAAGATCGAAGCCAAGGCCGAAGAGCTGATGGAGGTGAAAGGCCTGGCGGTGAGAGCCGCCAGGCTAAAAGCCGACCTGACAAGTTTTACGGCGCGGTTGAAGAAAAACCCCGCGGGCGTCTCACCCTTGTCCGAGATAGAGGGGCTTACGCAGGCCGGTGGTGTGCGGGAGAATGTCACCGGCATGTCCCCCCAGCAACCTGTGCTGATGGGGGAGTTCAGGGAATCCACGCTGGAAATCTCCATGGAAAAAGTGGGTCTGCCGCGCCTGCTGATGTTCATCCAGTCGCTCAAGGACGCGCAAGGAGTGTTGAGGGTTAAACGGGTTTCCATAAAACCACAGTTTAAAGACCCCTCGTTGCTGGATGTTTCCATGACCATAGCCGGATATGAGCTGGCCAAATGA
- a CDS encoding glycosyltransferase family 4 protein — protein MDRKLEVVEFTNHLGIGGTEKTIYTFLKHLDRERFHATVVATSSDGERGWETAIQGLGVEVVIAGESGLAETLRNIKPDIFHIHRAGWPEQGPITTAKQAGVPVVIEHNVFGRVDNTPENAMIDSHIFVSYSCAWRYQMWLGKPLTGLGYQVLYNPVDMDEFDRSGLFIHRDFTAKSIGRLGRADDTKWDFTFLEALPLIAGEHPDVKFHVMGITPAVEGKIKQMGLESVLKVYPPTADPAKIMEFYADISVFTHFASMGETFGIVLAEAMAARLPVVTHYTPPFIDNAQTELVNDGYNGFVARTPEIYADAVCYFLSSPDSAKRVGENGYAKARSSYSAPGLTRGLENIFAQTAIWKNNL, from the coding sequence TTGGATCGCAAACTTGAGGTGGTGGAATTCACAAACCACCTGGGTATCGGCGGAACCGAAAAGACCATTTACACATTCCTGAAACATCTGGACAGGGAGCGGTTCCACGCCACAGTGGTGGCCACATCTTCCGACGGCGAAAGGGGTTGGGAAACCGCCATCCAGGGGTTGGGGGTGGAGGTGGTAATCGCCGGGGAATCGGGGCTGGCCGAGACCCTGCGGAACATAAAGCCGGACATTTTCCACATCCACAGGGCCGGGTGGCCCGAGCAGGGGCCCATAACCACCGCCAAACAGGCGGGCGTCCCCGTGGTGATAGAGCATAACGTGTTCGGCCGGGTGGACAACACCCCCGAAAACGCCATGATAGACAGCCACATCTTCGTATCCTACAGTTGCGCCTGGCGCTACCAGATGTGGCTGGGCAAACCGTTGACCGGCCTTGGGTATCAGGTTCTTTACAACCCTGTGGATATGGACGAGTTCGACCGCTCCGGTTTGTTCATCCACCGGGATTTCACGGCAAAATCCATCGGCAGGCTTGGCCGGGCCGATGACACCAAATGGGATTTTACGTTTCTTGAAGCGTTACCATTAATAGCGGGCGAGCATCCTGATGTAAAGTTCCATGTTATGGGTATCACCCCGGCGGTGGAAGGCAAAATAAAACAGATGGGGCTGGAGAGCGTACTCAAGGTTTATCCACCCACCGCCGATCCCGCCAAAATCATGGAGTTTTACGCGGACATTTCGGTGTTCACCCATTTCGCCTCCATGGGGGAGACTTTCGGCATCGTGCTGGCGGAAGCCATGGCGGCCAGGCTTCCAGTGGTCACACACTACACGCCGCCATTCATAGATAACGCCCAAACGGAACTGGTGAACGACGGATACAATGGATTTGTGGCCCGCACGCCGGAGATATACGCCGACGCGGTTTGCTATTTCCTGTCCTCGCCGGATTCGGCCAAAAGGGTGGGGGAGAATGGTTACGCCAAAGCCCGGTCATCATATTCGGCCCCCGGGCTTACCCGTGGGCTTGAAAACATTTTTGCCCAAACCGCAATCTGGAAAAATAACCTTTGA
- a CDS encoding type II secretion system protein, which yields MNGKRIMGHGGFTLLETLIAAAILTIVSAMVFEAFAVTLSAGQGVEERARVYHEARFIIRKLTDDLASASLYPNNQTQAIFAAKDLKTHEAATDEISFTGFGRRAMLAESSSDEALITWNVEYDDKTKLYTLYRSENPYVTDLAMAREMGEKLDVTDRIKSFNLRFGDGVNWADGHDSRQSKKLPNTVSLEFSLDDGKGHAVTRRALIPVGGAR from the coding sequence ATGAACGGGAAAAGGATAATGGGCCATGGCGGGTTCACCCTGCTGGAAACGCTTATCGCCGCGGCGATACTCACCATCGTGTCGGCAATGGTGTTCGAGGCGTTCGCGGTGACCCTCTCGGCGGGCCAGGGGGTGGAGGAGCGGGCGCGGGTTTATCACGAGGCGCGGTTCATCATACGAAAACTTACGGACGACCTGGCGTCGGCCTCGCTATACCCCAACAACCAGACCCAGGCCATTTTCGCGGCGAAGGATTTGAAGACCCATGAGGCCGCCACGGACGAAATATCCTTTACGGGGTTTGGCAGAAGGGCCATGCTGGCCGAGTCCTCATCCGACGAGGCGCTTATCACCTGGAACGTGGAGTACGACGACAAGACGAAGCTATACACCCTATACCGGAGCGAGAACCCTTACGTGACCGACCTGGCCATGGCCCGGGAGATGGGGGAAAAGCTGGACGTGACCGACCGGATAAAATCTTTCAACCTCCGGTTCGGCGATGGCGTGAACTGGGCGGACGGCCACGATTCGCGCCAGTCAAAAAAACTTCCCAATACCGTGTCGCTGGAGTTTTCGCTGGATGACGGGAAGGGCCACGCCGTAACAAGGCGGGCGCTCATTCCCGTGGGAGGCGCGCGGTGA
- the atpC gene encoding ATP synthase F1 subunit epsilon codes for MADNSSPTSLNLQVVTPQGMVEDVSVGMVTLPGVEGDFSVLPGHAPLISILAPGVIVYQEGGMPRLLSVSGGFAEVTAGRVLVLARTCEGKDDIDLARAEKSITDSEERLLTMSYESEERAHAEERLARGKARAAVVKGETPYNL; via the coding sequence ATGGCTGATAACTCTAGCCCCACAAGCCTGAACCTGCAGGTGGTGACACCCCAGGGTATGGTGGAGGACGTTTCGGTGGGCATGGTAACCCTTCCCGGCGTGGAAGGCGATTTCAGCGTATTGCCGGGTCACGCGCCGTTAATTTCCATCCTGGCCCCGGGCGTTATCGTTTACCAGGAGGGGGGGATGCCCCGCCTTTTAAGCGTATCGGGCGGTTTCGCCGAGGTAACCGCCGGGCGTGTTCTGGTGCTGGCTCGAACCTGCGAAGGCAAGGACGATATAGACCTGGCCCGGGCGGAGAAATCCATCACGGACAGCGAGGAACGGCTCCTCACCATGTCGTATGAGAGCGAGGAGAGGGCCCACGCCGAGGAGCGTTTGGCCAGGGGCAAGGCTCGCGCCGCCGTGGTAAAAGGGGAGACGCCTTACAACCTGTAA
- the atpG gene encoding ATP synthase F1 subunit gamma, producing MANLKDIKRRIGSVKNTQQITKAMKLVAAAKLRRAQEAVVLARPYAEKLAEVMEGVAARSREDVHPLLKRREVKKALIVVMSGDKGLCGPFNSNVFKATQKIIADLSAKGAEVSLIISGKKGVDFFKRRKLQIRQVYLDYGKNLGYELARSMAGLAASVFLEEEADQVYMVFNKFRNVVVQEPRTIQLLPVALPKRDEHGQAPVDFEYEPSAHEIVGEILKKYIESQVFQGLLESSASENGARMTAMDAATKNAKEMIAALTLSYNRARQAAITTGIIEVVSGADAIS from the coding sequence ATGGCGAACCTTAAGGACATAAAACGGCGGATAGGCTCCGTCAAGAACACCCAGCAGATCACCAAGGCCATGAAACTGGTGGCCGCGGCGAAGCTCCGCAGGGCCCAGGAGGCCGTGGTGCTGGCCAGGCCATACGCCGAGAAGCTGGCCGAAGTGATGGAAGGGGTGGCCGCCCGCTCCCGGGAGGACGTCCACCCTCTGCTAAAGCGGCGGGAGGTGAAAAAGGCCCTCATCGTGGTGATGTCCGGCGACAAGGGTTTGTGCGGCCCCTTCAATAGCAACGTGTTCAAGGCCACGCAGAAGATAATTGCCGACCTTTCGGCCAAAGGGGCCGAGGTGTCGCTGATCATTTCCGGCAAGAAGGGGGTGGACTTCTTCAAGCGCAGGAAACTGCAAATCCGCCAGGTTTACCTGGATTACGGGAAGAACCTTGGTTACGAGCTGGCCCGCTCCATGGCGGGGCTGGCGGCCAGCGTGTTCCTGGAGGAAGAGGCGGACCAGGTTTACATGGTCTTCAACAAGTTCAGGAACGTGGTGGTGCAGGAGCCCAGGACAATCCAGCTTCTGCCCGTGGCCCTTCCCAAACGGGACGAACACGGCCAGGCGCCGGTGGATTTCGAGTATGAGCCTTCCGCCCATGAGATAGTGGGGGAGATACTGAAAAAATATATCGAAAGCCAGGTGTTCCAGGGGCTTTTGGAGTCGTCCGCGTCGGAAAACGGCGCCAGGATGACCGCTATGGACGCGGCCACCAAGAACGCCAAGGAAATGATAGCCGCGCTTACCCTTTCGTACAACCGCGCCAGGCAGGCGGCGATCACCACGGGCATCATCGAGGTGGTCTCTGGCGCCGACGCCATAAGCTAA
- a CDS encoding prepilin-type N-terminal cleavage/methylation domain-containing protein produces MRRNAIRSEAGFTLLEIMVALAILSISLVTLLTAHGRAMTMTDDAAKLTDAVTMAREEMERMQMEPLPEAGVSEKRRRDDFPWFQWRAEVKETPFPNVWEVGISVFRAGDDRETPITGLRAYVAR; encoded by the coding sequence ATGCGGCGGAACGCAATAAGGTCTGAAGCGGGGTTCACCCTGCTGGAGATCATGGTGGCGCTGGCCATACTGTCCATATCGCTGGTGACACTGCTTACCGCCCACGGCCGGGCCATGACGATGACAGACGACGCCGCGAAACTTACCGACGCGGTGACGATGGCCCGGGAAGAGATGGAAAGGATGCAGATGGAGCCGTTGCCGGAAGCTGGCGTTTCCGAAAAAAGGAGACGGGACGATTTTCCGTGGTTCCAGTGGCGGGCCGAAGTGAAAGAAACGCCGTTTCCAAACGTGTGGGAGGTGGGAATCTCCGTGTTCCGCGCAGGGGATGACAGGGAAACGCCCATCACAGGCCTGAGGGCTTACGTAGCCAGATGA
- the gspK gene encoding type II secretion system minor pseudopilin GspK, with protein sequence MNARPLQGQDGMALILTITVVALLTIGVFDFFYQAWIQSALAAGYRDETKALYAARSGQAAAKLVLVEDARSGIPHDTLTEEWAQGILAVPIDGEFVSVNIQDESGKVDLNLLTTDRGWPEDRWIEIFRRLLKRLDMDENLCDALVDWEDSNADQLPRGAEEGYYLSLKKPYRIKNAKLDSVDELGLIKGFTPEVIGKLRPHVTVWSSTKINVNTATDMALAALDEDMTQEVVAGIIRERLAKPFTAREDIKRIPGMNDIYPRIALAIDVRSDYYSAETQATFGETTKTIRAVYRRGAASADTIFYKVF encoded by the coding sequence GTGAACGCCAGACCCCTGCAAGGGCAAGACGGCATGGCCCTGATATTGACCATAACCGTTGTGGCCCTGCTCACCATAGGCGTGTTCGATTTCTTCTACCAGGCGTGGATACAGTCCGCCCTGGCGGCGGGATACCGCGACGAGACAAAGGCCCTGTACGCCGCCCGCTCGGGCCAGGCCGCCGCGAAACTCGTGCTGGTGGAAGACGCCAGGAGCGGTATTCCCCACGACACACTCACGGAAGAATGGGCGCAGGGGATTCTGGCCGTGCCCATAGACGGCGAGTTCGTGTCGGTGAACATCCAGGACGAGTCGGGCAAGGTGGACCTGAACCTGCTCACCACCGACCGGGGCTGGCCCGAAGACCGCTGGATAGAGATATTCCGCCGGTTGCTGAAAAGGCTGGATATGGACGAGAACCTTTGCGACGCTTTGGTGGACTGGGAGGATTCCAACGCCGACCAGCTTCCACGGGGGGCCGAGGAGGGTTATTACCTTTCGCTCAAGAAACCGTACCGGATAAAGAACGCGAAGCTGGATTCTGTGGACGAGCTGGGGCTGATTAAAGGGTTCACCCCGGAGGTGATAGGCAAGCTGAGGCCCCATGTGACGGTGTGGTCTTCCACCAAGATAAACGTAAACACCGCCACGGACATGGCTCTGGCCGCCCTGGATGAGGACATGACGCAAGAGGTGGTGGCGGGGATAATCCGGGAGCGGCTTGCAAAACCGTTCACCGCGCGGGAGGACATTAAACGGATACCGGGCATGAACGACATTTATCCCCGGATAGCCCTTGCCATAGACGTGAGAAGCGATTATTACTCCGCCGAAACCCAGGCCACGTTCGGGGAGACCACTAAAACCATAAGAGCGGTTTACCGGCGCGGCGCGGCCTCGGCGGACACGATATTCTACAAGGTGTTTTGA